A single region of the Massilia sp. erpn genome encodes:
- the ileS gene encoding isoleucine--tRNA ligase: MSDNKAKKTESKYPVNMTETPFPMRGDLSKREPNWVKQWQDKKIYQRIRKAAAGRPKFILHDGPPYANGDIHLGHAVNKILKDIVVKSRTLAGFDAPYVPGWDCHGMPIEIQIEKLYGKNLPTAEVLSKARAYASEQVERQKQGFVRLGVLGEWDNPYLTMAYSNEADELRSLGKLLEKGYVYRGLKPVNWCFDCGSALAEAEVEYQDKKDPAIDVGFAFAEHDKLAKAFDLPALPAADGFIVIWTTTPWTIPSNQALNVHPELKYALVQTERDGKPLLLILGQDLVESCLARYKLEGTTLGTCDGAALAGIRFKHPLHARDAFYDRYSPVYLADYVTTDSGTGVVHSAPAYGLDDFVSCKSHGMKDDEILKPVMGDGKYVDSLPLFGGMTIWEASKPICGALREAGALFELKMFDHSYMHCWRHKTPIVYRATSQWFAGMDAHPKDGGPTLRQTALKGIEQTRFFPDWGQARLHGMIANRPDWTLSRQRQWGVPMAFFLHKETGDLHPRTPELLEQVAQLIEKNGIEAWLTLDPATLLGEEAAMYVKNKDTLDVWFDSGTTHQTVLRGSHAEQSAFPADLYLEGSDQHRGWFHSSLLTSSMLNGQPPYKALLTHGFTVDGEGKKMSKSLGNTLAPQKISDTLGADILRLWIAATDYTGELSISDEILKRVTESYRRIRNTLRFLLANTSDFDPAKNAVPLAELAEIDRYAIANMAALQATLEKHYENYEFHPVVSKLQNFCSEDLGGFYLDILKDRLYTTAVDSKARRSAQTALWHITQSLLRLMAPVLSFTAEEAWAIFAGEQAFQASDETIYTQTWWQLPELADGAALLEKYAAIRAVRNDVTKQLEDLRASGAIGSSLQAELEIKAAGDKYKVLASLDDELKFVFITSLAKAVEVAAEADEAVNVAASSAEKCERCWHYRADVGSHADHPTLCGRCHSNLFGAGEQRKYA, encoded by the coding sequence ATGTCCGACAACAAAGCAAAGAAGACCGAGAGCAAATACCCGGTCAATATGACCGAAACCCCATTCCCGATGCGCGGCGACCTGTCCAAGCGCGAACCGAACTGGGTCAAGCAGTGGCAGGACAAGAAAATCTACCAGCGCATCCGCAAGGCTGCCGCCGGCCGTCCGAAATTCATCCTGCATGACGGTCCTCCTTACGCCAACGGCGACATCCACCTGGGCCACGCCGTCAACAAGATCCTGAAGGACATCGTGGTCAAGTCGCGCACCCTGGCCGGCTTCGACGCGCCTTACGTGCCGGGCTGGGATTGCCACGGCATGCCGATCGAGATCCAGATCGAAAAACTGTACGGCAAGAACCTGCCGACCGCCGAAGTGCTGAGCAAGGCGCGCGCCTATGCTTCCGAACAGGTGGAGCGCCAGAAGCAGGGCTTCGTACGCCTGGGCGTGCTGGGCGAATGGGACAACCCTTACCTGACCATGGCTTACAGCAATGAAGCGGACGAACTGCGCTCGCTCGGCAAGCTGCTGGAAAAAGGCTATGTCTACCGCGGCCTGAAGCCGGTCAACTGGTGCTTCGACTGCGGCTCGGCCCTGGCCGAGGCGGAAGTGGAATACCAGGACAAGAAAGACCCGGCCATCGACGTCGGCTTCGCCTTCGCCGAGCATGACAAGCTGGCCAAGGCTTTCGACCTGCCGGCCCTGCCGGCCGCCGACGGCTTCATCGTCATCTGGACCACCACGCCATGGACCATCCCGTCCAACCAGGCGCTGAACGTGCACCCCGAGCTGAAATACGCCCTGGTGCAGACCGAACGCGATGGCAAGCCCCTGCTGCTGATCCTGGGCCAGGACCTGGTGGAATCCTGCCTGGCGCGCTACAAGCTCGAAGGCACCACCCTCGGCACCTGCGACGGCGCGGCGCTGGCCGGCATCCGCTTCAAGCACCCGCTGCATGCGCGCGACGCCTTCTACGACCGCTATTCGCCGGTCTACCTGGCCGACTACGTGACCACCGACAGCGGCACCGGCGTGGTGCACTCGGCCCCGGCCTACGGCCTGGACGACTTTGTGTCCTGCAAATCGCACGGCATGAAGGATGACGAGATCCTGAAACCGGTGATGGGCGACGGCAAATACGTCGACAGCCTGCCGCTGTTCGGCGGCATGACCATCTGGGAAGCCTCCAAGCCGATCTGCGGCGCGCTGCGCGAAGCGGGCGCCCTGTTCGAACTGAAGATGTTCGATCACAGCTATATGCACTGCTGGCGCCATAAGACCCCGATCGTCTACCGCGCCACCTCGCAGTGGTTCGCCGGCATGGACGCCCATCCGAAAGACGGCGGTCCAACCCTGCGCCAGACCGCGCTCAAAGGCATCGAGCAGACCCGCTTCTTCCCCGACTGGGGCCAGGCGCGCCTGCACGGCATGATCGCCAACCGTCCGGACTGGACCCTGTCGCGCCAGCGCCAGTGGGGCGTGCCGATGGCCTTCTTCCTGCACAAGGAAACCGGCGACCTGCACCCTCGCACCCCAGAGCTGCTGGAGCAGGTGGCGCAGCTGATCGAGAAGAACGGCATCGAAGCCTGGCTCACGCTCGACCCGGCCACCCTGCTGGGCGAGGAAGCGGCCATGTACGTCAAGAACAAGGACACGCTGGACGTGTGGTTCGACTCGGGCACCACCCACCAGACCGTGCTGCGCGGCTCGCACGCCGAGCAGAGCGCCTTCCCGGCCGACCTGTATCTGGAAGGTTCGGACCAGCACCGCGGCTGGTTCCACTCCTCGCTGCTGACCTCTTCCATGCTGAACGGCCAGCCGCCCTACAAGGCGCTGCTGACGCACGGCTTCACCGTGGACGGCGAAGGCAAGAAGATGTCCAAATCGCTGGGCAACACCCTGGCGCCGCAGAAGATCTCCGACACCCTGGGCGCCGACATCCTGCGCCTGTGGATCGCTGCCACCGACTACACCGGCGAGCTGTCGATCTCGGACGAGATCCTGAAGCGCGTCACCGAGTCCTACCGCCGCATCCGCAACACCCTGCGCTTCCTGCTGGCGAACACCTCGGACTTCGACCCGGCCAAGAACGCCGTGCCGCTGGCCGAACTGGCCGAAATCGACCGCTATGCGATCGCCAATATGGCCGCCCTGCAAGCCACGCTGGAGAAGCATTACGAGAACTACGAGTTCCATCCGGTGGTGTCGAAGCTGCAGAACTTCTGCTCGGAAGACCTGGGCGGCTTCTACCTGGACATCCTGAAGGACCGCCTGTACACCACGGCCGTCGATTCCAAAGCGCGCCGCTCGGCCCAGACCGCGCTGTGGCATATCACGCAAAGCCTGCTGCGCCTGATGGCCCCTGTTCTCAGCTTCACGGCCGAGGAAGCCTGGGCCATCTTCGCCGGCGAGCAAGCCTTCCAGGCCAGCGACGAAACCATCTACACCCAGACCTGGTGGCAGCTGCCGGAACTGGCCGATGGCGCCGCCCTGCTGGAGAAGTACGCCGCCATCCGCGCCGTGCGCAACGATGTGACCAAGCAGCTGGAAGACCTGCGCGCTTCCGGCGCCATCGGCTCCTCGCTGCAGGCGGAACTGGAGATCAAGGCTGCCGGCGACAAGTACAAAGTGCTGGCCAGCCTGGACGACGAGCTGAAATTCGTCTTCATCACTTCGCTGGCGAAAGCCGTCGAAGTGGCAGCCGAAGCGGATGAAGCGGTGAACGTGGCCGCCTCCAGCGCCGAGAAGTGCGAGCGCTGCTGGCACTACCGCGCCGACGTGGGCAGCCATGCGGACCATCCGACCCTGTGCGGCCGCTGCCACAGCAATCTGTTCGGCGCCGGCGAACAGCGCAAGTACGCATAA